In one window of Zingiber officinale cultivar Zhangliang chromosome 11A, Zo_v1.1, whole genome shotgun sequence DNA:
- the LOC122031555 gene encoding uncharacterized protein ycf23-like, with protein MILFLQICVSSVDPLAFPSAVEAGAQMVEIGNYDSFYEMGIQFSPEQILKLTRETRRILPSITLSVTVPHMLSLPDQVKLAELLEQEGADIIQTEGGKYSSPSKPGVLGLIEKATPTLAAAYSISRAVQIPVMCSSGLSAVTAPMALTAGAAGVVCVLLLSNLIIICY; from the exons ATGATCTTGTTCTTGCAGATTTGTGTTTCCTCTGTGGACCCTTTGGCATTTCCttctgcagtggaagcaggtgcCCAAATG GTGGAAATTGGAAATTATGATTCTTTCTACGAGATGGGAATTCAGTTTTCCCCTGAACAG ATTCTAAAGCTCACTAGAGAAACTAGAAGGATTCTTCCATCCATTACACTGTCTGTAACCGTGCCACACATGCTTAGTCTCCCTGATCAG GTGAAGCTAGCAGAGTTGCTGGAACAGGAAGGTGCTGATATAATCCAAACTGAAGGAGGGAAATACTCAAGTCCATCAAAACCTGGTGTCCTTGGTTTGATCGAGAAG GCCACACCAACGCTAGCAGCTGCATACTCCATTTCCCGAGCAGTTCAGATTCCAGTTATGTGCTCATCTGGATTAAGCGCTGTCACTGCACCTATGGCTTTAACAGCAGGAGCAGCTGGTGTGGTATGCGTTCTTTTGctttctaatctaatcattatctgctactag